From a single Papaver somniferum cultivar HN1 unplaced genomic scaffold, ASM357369v1 unplaced-scaffold_133, whole genome shotgun sequence genomic region:
- the LOC113333804 gene encoding uncharacterized protein LOC113333804 translates to MTPYLMDSLKELVEDKEETTPKENSKEPVPTFTTPPPFPIRFAKSKKDLEYKDIWDILKKVQANIPLIEAIRQIPRYAKFLKELCMKKKGLKGNEVMSVGENASALILKKLPPKLKDPGSFTIPCIIGKTRFTRALLNLGASVNVMPSSIYDSLNLGPLKETRVVLELANRSNVYPKGIIENVLVQVNELVFPSDFYVLDMNDENSSKSTPFLLGRPFLSTAERRLMSKMAP, encoded by the coding sequence AGTTAGTCGAAGACAAAGAGGAAACCACACCAAAGGAGAATtccaaggaaccggttcctacTTTCACCACTCCACCCCCGTTTCCTATCCGATTTGCCAAGTCGAAGAAAGACTTGGAATACAAGGATATTTGGGACATCCTTAAGAAAGTACAAGCcaatattccactcattgaagCTATTCGACAAATTCCTCGCTATGCAAAGTTCTTAAAGGAGTTGTgcatgaagaagaaagggttgaaAGGGAATGAAGTcatgagtgtgggggagaatgcttcggcgttAATTCtcaagaaactcccacctaaattaaAGGACCCTGGTAGTTTCACTATACCTTGCATAATTGGTAAAACAAGGTTTACTCGAGCTTTGCTAAATTTGGGAGCATCGGTTAATGTTATGCCTTCCTcgatttatgattctttgaatcttggtcctcttaaggaGACGAGGGTAGTTCTTGAACTTGCTAAccgatctaatgtttacccaaaaGGGATTATTGagaatgttttggtgcaggttaatgAGCTTGTATTCCCATCCGATTTCTATGTCTTAGACATGAATGATGAGAATTCTTCCAAGTCTACACCTTTTCTATTGGGTAGACCATTCTTAAGCACCGCggaacgaagattgatgtccaaaATGGCgccttga